The uncultured Desulfovibrio sp. region TCTTCCTGTCGGGTGAGGGCGCATGTCAGGCGCTGCTGGCGCATGTGCTCCTCAAGCCAGGGGGGCATGTGCCCGCAGATGAGTTCCAGTTCCACAAAGGGCGTTGACGCAAAAAAGGGGCGCAGAGCTTTTTTTGACGTAATTTCCGGGTGTGCTGCCTGCACTTCCATAAGATTTATGCTGTACACGCCGGGCGTATCTGTGGGCGTGGGGGCGGTGGGAACCTGCGCCTCCCCCTGGGCGGAAGCCAGAATCTCGCTGGCCAGGGCATCCAGAATATCGGGCGAGAATGCGTCCAGCTCGCACAGGCAAAAGCCCATGCGGCTCAGTTCATTGTAGGCAAGGCCGGAAATGCTGGCCCCGGCTATGGCAGCCTCTGCGGGCAGCAGGAGGGCCAGCTGACGCAGCCGGTCGCGTATCTGGGGCAGGGTGCCGCAGCCTTCAAGAGAAAAAGGCACGGGATCACAGGCATGCCAGCCCTTGCCCTTACTCCAGTCGCGCTGCCAGACGGAAAGGTGTGTGCAGTTTTCCATGGTGGTGATTGAATTATCTGTATTTTCCAACACTGCAATGCAGTCGCATTTCATGGCGATCTCCGTAGGCTGGGAGCAGGTATCTGCGAATATACTGGCACAAGATGAATTTTGTTCCCTGCCAAGGAAGACAAGCCTGCTTTGAGGGCGTGTACTCTTATAGTACTCGACCGAAAAAGCTGGCGAAGTCAGCGCTAGTTGTCGCTCGTTTGTCTGGCTTGCCAACAGCGACAGCAATGGACTTGCTTATGTTCTTTCTATCCAGTTGCTGTCGTTATCCGTAGCTTCCTGCGTCGCAACGGCTAACGCAACCTGGCAGAGGACAAAAGACACTTGTGCCGCTAAAGGCCAAATGGGCGCGTGCCGTAGCTATACCCCAAATGCTTGCCCCAGCCGCTCATGGATTTTTGCGGTAAAAGTGTGGCCGCAAGGCGCTCCAGCTCAAGAGCTTTGCGCGCATCCACCGCGCACGAGGTATTGCCAAGCCGCGCAGCCGCCGCCGTAAAGGTGGCAAGCCCGCAGTTGCCAGCCCTCTCGCCAATGCCCCACAACGTGGTATTGACGTAGCGCGCCCCGGCGTTCACAGCCATGAGCGAATTGGCAACAGCCATGCCAAAGTCGTTGTGCGCGTGGATTTCCACATCCACGCCAGCTTCGCGCAGCATGCGCACGGCCCGCCAGACCTTGTCTGGCGTGTAACAGCCCACAGTATCGCTGAGCCTCACTCGCACCACGCCGCACTGACGCGCGGCCCTCGCCGCATCGCGCAATTGGTCGGGTGAGGCGTGGGAGGAATCTTCAAAACCAACTGTCACTTCAGCACCACGGCTTGCGGCGAGTGCCGCGCACTTGGCAAGGGAGGCCATTACCTCTGCGCGGGTGGTTTTGAGCTTGTCCTTGATCTGCCGGTCAGAAACCGGGCAGCACAGATGAATGATATGCGGAGAGCAGTCAAAGGAGTGGCGCACGTCGCTTTCGCGCAGGCGGTTCCAGGTGGAAACGCGGGCGTTGGAACAGGCCTCGCGGATGGAGCGGATGGTGGCCTTTTCGTTTTCGCCCATGGCGGGAACGCCCGCCTCGATCTGGTCCACGCCAGCTTCGTCCATCATGGCGGCAAGGCGGATTTTCAGGGCAGGGGGGAATGCAAAGCCAGGAGCCTGCTCGCCGTCGCGCAGGGTGGTATCGACAATAATGATCTCAGGCATGGCCCACCTCCACAGAAACCGTTGCGCCCGAAAGACCGCAACAGTCCGTTCGGGCAGGAGACAAGGATTCGGGGGGATGGCATGCGTGACACAGGTCGAGAAACTGGGCATCGGTCAGGCTGCATTGCTGGCGCTCGGCAAGCTGCTGAACCAGTTCCAGCATATGTTCTTCCGCCGTGCGCGGCAAGTTCAAACCAAGCTGGCGGGCCTTGATGCGCAACGAAACGTGCCCTGAGTGCTTGCCCACCACTATCTGGCGTTCAAGCCCCACAGTAGCTGGAGCATATGGTTCGTAAAGAAAGGGCTTTTTGACAATGCCATCCACATGAATGCCGGATTCAACAGCAAAAATATCCGTGCCCAGCACGGCCTTGTGGTGGGAAACTTCCAGGCCCGCCTCCCTGAGCAGGGCGGTTGCTTCGGGCAGTTTGTCCAGATGCGTCAGGCCGGTTTCCAGACCCTGAGCGTGCATGCTCAGGGCCACTTCTTCCAGGGCAGGCCCGGCATCTGGGCCGTGCAGGGCAGAGCCGCCAATGCAGCCCGCCACACGGGGGCCGCCCTTGAGCAGCCACAGCACGGCAAGAGCCGTGGCGCAGCCCGCGTGATCGCCGGGGCAGAACTCCACCGTATCCTTGATGGCGGCAAAGCGCGGCCAGAATTCCGTTTCAAAGGTATAGAGAGCGTCGCAGCAACCGCTCAGGCGCGCCCACGGCCCGTTAAGGATCGGGCGTTTGCCCGTGCGGCGGGCCTTGACGCTGGCTGCTGTAAATTGCAGGTCTGGGGGAATTTCGACCACAAAACCCATGTGGTGCATGAGGTCGATCCATTCCCCGGCCCAGAGCGCAAATGCGTCTGCGGTCTGCCTTTCCTCTTGCGAGTGCGCGGCTGGCAGCACCCGGTAGAGCAGGCAGAGCGTTCTGTCCACCAGTTGCGGCATGGAAATAACCTCTCGGCAAAGATGGCGTGTACCCCGGCCTGACCGGTTTGCCTCCGGCCAGGCCGTTGGGTTGGGCCGGAATTACCCGCAGAGCGCCTTGGCGGCGTCATTCACGGCCTTGTCCACATTTTCATAGAGGGTGAACACGCGTATTCCCTTTGTCTCAAGCTTTTTCAGCGGGCTTTCGCCTATGCGCAGGGCCAGCACGCCCTTGCAGTCGTCCACGGCGGCCAGAATGCCCGCCATGCGCCCGGCCTTTTCGCCGCAGTCGTCCATGCCATTGCAGTATCTGGAGACACTGCGGGTTTCCACGTAGCTGGCGGCATCGCCGTCGCTTTCGTAGATGTAGAACTGCTCGGCCTGACCAAAGTGCTGATCAACGGTCATGCCTGTCTTGGAAGCCACGGCGATGCGTATCTTGCGGGCCACGGCGGGCTTGGCTTCCACAGCGGCAGCGGGGGCCTTTTCGGCCACGGGCGGGCGGTAATCAATGGACTTGTCATCGCCCAGCAGGCCCACGGCGTCGGCGCGGCACTGCTTGCAGTGGTACATCTGCTTGAGCGTTGGCTCGCAGCTGCGGCGCATGTCCATGAGTTCCTTGTTGCTCACAAGGGGCATGTTTTCAAAAACGCTGCCCTTGACCGGGATGAGCTGCATGATGTTGGTCATCACAGCGCCCAGTTCGCGCGCGGTTTCCACCACCTGCGGGATGTGCCCGTCGTTGATGCCCTTGAGCAGCACCGTGTTGACCTTGCTCACTATGCCCGCCTGGGAGAGGGCGCGCAGGCCAGCCATCTGGTTTGCCAGTAGGAGGGCTGCTGCGGTTTCGCCCGTGTAGCGCTTGCCTCTGTACATGGCGAATTTGTAAATCTGCGCGCCAATGGCAGGGTCAACGGCGTTGATGGTCACGGTGGCGTGGCTTACGCCCACGCGCTTCATGTCTTCCACGTATTCCGGCAGGGCCAGGCCGTTGGTGGACATGCAGAATGTGATATTGGGGTCTTCCCTGCGGATCATCTCCAGCGTGCGGAAGGTTTCCTCGGGATTTGCCAGCGTGTCGCCGGGGCCGGCGATGCCCACAACAGTAAGATTGGGCATGTCGCGCTTTACTTTCATAAAGTGGTCAAAAGCCTGTGCGGGCGTGAGCACGGCGGTGGTGACGCCGGGGCGGCTTTCGTTAACGCAGTCGTACTTGCGCAGGCAGTAGTTGCAGCTCAGGTTGCACTTGGGCGCGATGGGCAGATGCAGACGCGCCGAGGTGGCGCAGGCCCCACAGGAAAAACAGGGGTGGGACTTGGTGCGCTCCGCATTGACGGCGGCGGCGCTGCCAGCGGCATGGGCGGCTGTAGGGGCAGTTACAGGCACAAGCGGCTCGCTGGCGGGGGCCACAACTTCTATGCGGGAGGCATCAGCTTCCATGGCGGCTTCTTCCTTGAAGTATTTGTTGAGAAGCTCCTCGCGGAAGCTGTTCTCGGTAAACTGCAGCATGGCGTTGGCCGTTGCTTCCATAAGGCTGAGCGAACCGTCATAAAATAGCAGACGCGTGCGCTGGCCGCCAACCCTGTCGTGGATGGGAAAGCCGTAGCGCAGCAGCGGAACGTGGTGGCGCTCCTCAATGCGGCGGCCATCGGAATTGCCAAGCATGAGGTTGGCCTTGCGCGCCAGCATGGCATTTTCAATGGCGGCAAAGTCTGCAAAATTCAGAATGTCGTAATCGCCGCTGAACTGGGTTTCCGTAGCCTGAGCCATATCGGGCGCAAGCGTTTTTTCAAAGGCGGCGCAGCGGCTGCCGGTGGCGGCCACCACGGGGACGGCTCCGTTTTCGCACGAGGCGCGCACAAGGGCCAGCACCATGTCCGGCTCGCCAAATACGGCAACGCGGCTCTGGGCGTTATACTTGTGCGCATCGATCATGGCGTCAAGGTAGCGGGCGCGCTCTTCGCGCACAGTGGTGGGAATGACCCCGCCAAGGGCTTCAAGCGTAGCTATAAAGGCATCCGTATCGCGCAGGCCCACAGGCAGGTTCATGCGCAGGAGCGGCACGCCGTAGGTATCGCGCAGGTACGCGCCGGGCGAATATTCTTCGGGGCAGAAGGGCGCAAGTTCAAGGGTCATGCGCGCGCCAGCCATAAGGCCGATGCGGTCAAGCGTTGTGCCGTACTGCGGCAAACGATTGTAGTCGTCTTCGTGCCCGCCATCAAGATTTTGCGAAAGATCGGGCAGCAGCACATACTCAAGGCCGCAGCCGTCCAGCAGCGCCTTGAGGGCCCTGGTATCTGCCGCAGAAAGATGGCCGGTAATGATGTTGACCACGTTGTTGGGCGCGGAATCCATGGGCACGTGGCGCACAATGGCGTGCAGCGCACGGAAAAATCCTTCGTACTGCGAGCCGCCGTAGCCGGGCGAAGACACGGGAATGATGGTGGCCGTCACTTCCGGGTGCTCGTCCTTGAACTGCTTGATGATGGCGGGCACATCCTCGCCGATGGTTTCGGCCAGGCAAGTGGTGGAAACGCCGATCACCTTGGGGTTGTACAGTTTGATGAGGTTTTCAAGCCCCTTGAGCAGGTTCTTGGTTCCGCCGAATACCGTGCCTTCTTCCGTAAGCGAAGAGGAGGCGATATCTACCGGCTCATTGTAGTGGGTTGCCATGTGCCGCCGAATATAGGTGCTGCATCCTTGCGAACCGTGCAAAATGCTCATGCTCTTGCTGATGCCGTAAAAGGCGCTTACCGAACCCATGGGCATGCACATCTTGCAGGGATTTGTATTCAGGTTGACAAGATTGGCGCTCATTGTCTTCTCCTTTGTTCCAGGCGGCCTGTGGCCGCGGCGGCGGGCAAACTGCGTGCAAGCCGATTACGCTGTGCTAGAAATGTGCTGCTCTTGCTGCCAGTGCCTGGCGTACCAAACTGGCCTGCGCCTGCGTTGCCTCGGCAAATGAGGCAGAGCTGCGCGTAAACTGCCACACAGGGCTGTTGATCGAAAGGTTCACCTCGCGGGTGAAGTTTTCAACGCCTTCAAAACCGCCCAGGGCGTGCTTGCGCTCGTGGTTGTGGTCGCAAAAGGCTATGCCCAGCTTGTAGGCCAGGGGGCGTTCCTTGACGCCGCCCACCAGAATATCCGCGCCTTTCTGCTTCATGAAGGTTTCAAGCTCTGCGGGGTTGGCATCGTCAAGAATGACTGTGCCGGGGTTCACCAGGCTCGAAATGATTTCATAATCTTCAGGCTTGCCGGTCTGGGTTCCTACAACCACGGTTTCGATGCCCATTTCGTTAAACTGCCGGATGAGCGATATGGCCTTGAAACCGCCGCCCACAAAGATGGCGGCCTTTTTGCCCACAAAGTGCGGCTTGTACTGCTCAAGAAAAGCCTCGGCCTTGGCACCGCGCTCGGCAATAAGGGCTTCGGCCTTGCGCTTGGCGTAGTCGTCGTTGAGGCGCTCGGCCACCTGCCGCAGGGCGGTGGAGGTGTCCGCCACCCCAAAGAAGCTGGCGCGCATCCACGGAACGCCCATTTCGTCTTCCATGCGCTGGGCCAGATACATCATGGAGCCAGCGCACTGAACAATATTGAGCTGTGCAGCCGGGGCCTTGATGAGCGTTTCGTACGCGGCGTCGCCCGTAAGGGTGGCAACAATGGGAATGCCCATTTCGCGCAGGTAATTGCGTATAATCCACATTTCGCCCGCAAGGTTGTAGTCGCCCAGAATGTTGACGCCCTTGACCTTGGGCTGTTCCTTGTGTGGCTCCATGAGCTGCACCAGAGCATTACAGGCCATGCGGTAGCCCGTGGACTTTGTGCCCGAAAAACCCGGAGCCTTGATAGCGATAACGCGGATGCCGTACTTTTTTTCCGCATTGCGGCACACGGCTTCCACATCGTCGCCGATCACGCCCACAATGCAGGTGGCGTACACAAAGATGAGCTTGGGCGAATAGTTGGCCACGGCCTCATCAATGGCGCGGGTGAGCTTTTCTGCACCGCCAAAGACAATGTCTTTTTCCTGCAAGTCAGTGGAAAAACTGTTGCGGAACAGTTCAGAGCCGCTGGTAAGGCTACCGCGAATGTCCCAGGTGTAGCTGGCGCAGCCGATGGGGCCGTGAACGATATGAAAGGCATCGGTAATGGGGTTTAACACCACGCGCGCACCGCAGTACACGCAGGCCCGCTGGCTCACGGAACCGGCCACGCTGGCCGTATCGCAACGCAGGCCGTTGCCGCTACAGCAGCTCCCGCCCTTGTTTCCCTTTTCCTTGATGGACGTGCGGCGTTCTTCAAGTATTTCCATAGCCATGGTAACCCCCTTGGAAGGGCGGGGGGCATACCCCCCGGCCCTTGTCGCGGCTTTGAGCCGTCTTACATGATCAGATCCATGTCTTCGTCGGCGCAATTGCGGTCAAACTCTTCCATGAGCGTGTCAGCTATTTTGGTGGCCAGCTGGAAGGCGCCACGGTAACCAACCATGGGCAGCGAGGCGTGTCCGTAGCGGTCAAGAACCGGGAACCCAGCGCGAACCAGCGGGATGCCCTCGGCCTTGGCGATCTGCTTGCCGTGCGAGTTGCCAAGCAGCAGATCCACGGGTTCTTCCTTGATGAACTGGTGCAGGTCAAAGAGATCCTTGGCGGCAAAGGCCTTGCATTCTTCTTCCTTGCCGTATTCCTTGAACATGGCTGTGGCCAGCTTGACGAATGTTTCGCCGGGCGTACCAGTGAGCACGTACTTGGGGATCATGCCCAGTTCAAGGCAGAAGCGGGTCATGCCAAGCACTGTGTCGGGGTCGCCGTACACGGCAACCTTTTTGCCGTAGAAGTACGGGTTGGCGTCCAGCATGAGGTCGAGCAGGCGGCCCCGTTCTTCGTCAATAAGCGGGTCAACTTCGCCGCCGTTGAGGTTTGCCATGGCCATGATAAAGGCATCGGTATCGGCCAGGCCGATGGGCAGGGGCAGCAGGTCAAAATTCACGCCGCACTTGCGCTTGAGCTGGGCGGCGGGTTCCTCGCTGGTCAGACGGCCCAGGGCCAGAACCTTGCGGCACGAGCCGAGCGCGCGGATTTCGTCAATGGTGGTGCCGCCCTCGGGGTACATCTTGTATTCGCCGGTCATGGGCGCATCCATGACGTTGCTGCAATCGGGGAACATGATGGACTTGAGCTTCATCAGGTTCACAAGGTGCTTGTACTCGCGGATGTCGCCGGGGTTTACGAAGCCGGGGAACACCGCCACGGTTTCCGTGGTTTTGCCCTTGGCGGCAAGGTATTTGATGAACCCGGCCATCATGTTGCCAAATCCCGTAACGTGCGAGCCAACGTAGCTCGGCGTGTTGCAGTGCACCACGACCTTGTCGTCCGGAATTTCCATTTCGTCGATGTAGGTCTTGAGGTCATCGCCGATGGTTTCAGAAAGACATGTGGTATGCACGGCAATAATATCAGGGTTGTAGACCTCAAGCGTGGTCTTGACGCCCTGACGGATGTTGGGGCCGCCGCCGAACACGCACGCGCCTTCGGTAAAGGAACTGGTGACCGCAATGGCGGGTTCCTTGAAGTGACGCGTAAGGTAGGTGCGGTGGTAAGAAGCACAACCCTGCGATCCGTGGCTGTAAGGCATGCAGTTGTGCACGCCCAGGGCGGCAAACAGCGCGCCCACCGGCTGACAGGTCTTGCACGGGTTGATAAGAACGCCCGATCTGTTCACATGTGTCTTTGGGGTGAGGTCAAGCATACTATTCTCCCACAGTTCCTTGCAGGGTGGCGCGGTTCTTCCAGGGCGGGGTTACCATGTGCCACGCGGGGGTGAAGTACCCCATGCAGAGGTCGTAACCGAACTGCGTTGCGCCCTTGAAACCCGCGTAAGGCCCGCTGTAATCGTAGCTGTGCAGCTGGCGCGAGAGGGTCCCGGCCTTTTGCAGCGCGTACTTGTCCTTGATGCCGGAGAAGAACATGTCGGGCTTGAGGATTTCCATAAATTTTTCAGCTTCATACATGTTGAGGTCGTCAACCACGTAGGTTCCCTCGTCCATGTCGCGTATCATGCCGTGGTACTTTTCAAGCGGGATCTCGGCGGCCAGCTTGTCGTACTGTTCCTGCGTAAGGTAGGCGTGATACTTCTTCTCGTCCTTTTCTACAGTGATGTGTTCGATGTTCTTGCTGTCCGCGTCATCCTTGATGTTGGGGATGATTTCCCGACCTTCGTAGTCGTCGCGGTGGCCGAATTCGTACCCGGCAAGCACGGTCTTGATGCCCAGATCCTGCAACAGGCCCTGGTAGTGGTGCGAGCGGCTGCCGCCCACAAAGAGGGCTGCGGTCTTGCCGTTGAGGCGGGCCTTGTAGGCCGCCATCTGATCCTGCACCTCGGCCAGTTCTTCGGCGATAACCTGTTCAGTACGCTGCGCAAGCTCGGGGTCGCCAAAGTAGGCAGCCATGTCGCGCAGGCTTTGAACTGTTCCTTCCAGACCGATAAAGTTAACCTTGAGCCAGTCCACGCCGTACTTGGTTTTCATCATTTCGGCGATGTAGTTGATGGAGCGGTGGCACTGCACAAGGTTCAGATTTGCCTTGTGCGAGCTGGCGATGCGTTCCACTTCGCCGTCGCCGGTGAACACCGAAACCACTTCGTAACCGATCTTTTTAAGGATGCGTTCCTGTTCCCAGCCGTCGCCGCCGATGTTGTATTCGCCAAGAATATTGATCGAATACTTGCTGGCCGGTTCGTAACTGCCTGTGCCGATAACGCGCTTCATGATGCCGTTGTTGGCAATGTGGTGGCCCGCCGACTGGCTAACGCCCTTATACCCTTCACAGCTGAACGCCACGCAACGGATGCCGTATTCTTGTTCAGCTTCTGCGGCCACGGCCTGAATGTCGTCGCCGATCAGGCCCACAGGGCAGGTGGCGGCGATCATGATGGTCTTGGGATGCATGAGCTCCATGATTTCATCAATGGCCTTCTTGAGCTTTTTGGTGCCGCCAAAGACGATATCGGGCTCCTGCATGTCCGTGGTAAAGCAGTACTGAATGTAGTTGGGGGCGTCCCCTTCTGCCTTGGCCTTGTTGCGGCGCGTGCCCCAGCTGTAGAAGCCGCAGCCCACGGGGCCGTGAGTAATCGTGACCATGTCCTTGATGGGGCCGAGCACAACGCCCTTGCAGCCAGCATAACAGCAGCCCCGGTTGGTCATGATGCCGGGAATGGCACGCGTGTTGGCGATAATAATCTGGTCTTCCGCAGGATTGACCTTGAGCATGTGCTCCTTGCGGTTCTTGAAGACCTTGGCGTTGTAGCGCTCAAGCACTACTGCGTTGGCGTCAATACTCATACATACCTACCTTATGCGTCAGCGCGCTCGCCCGTGCGAACCACATAGGATTCTTCCACCGGCATCACAAAGATCTTTCCATCGCCGGGGTGGCCGGTGCTGTTGGCTTCTATAATGGCCTTGACCACAGCTTCGACCTTTTCATCGGGAACGCAGATATTGAACAACCGCTTGGGGATCAGCCTGCCCACTTCGGTCAGGGACTCGCCCGCCGGAGTGCGCGGCAGCTCGCCGCTTTCCATAACCATGCGCAGGGTGGCTGGATCCATGCCTTTTTTGCCGCGTCCCAGGCACTTGGTGCATGAGAATGAGGGGCATCCGGCCTTGGACAGAGCATTTTTAGTAGCCGCCACCATGTTGGCCCGAACCATTGCAACTATTTCCTGCATGGGAGCCTCCTACAGGCCGGACTTGCCGCTGCTGATGGTCCAGGCCTCGCTGACGCTTGAAACAAAGATTCTGCCATCGCCAAAGTGACCGTCGCCCGTTTTTGCCACGCGCAGGATAACGCGGATGGCATCGTCCTTGTCTTCATCGCTGACCACAAGCATGAGCATCTGCTTGGGAATTTCATCGTACTGGATATCGCCCACCATGATGCCTTTCTGCTTGCCACGGCCCACCACATCAAGCTTGGTAACGGCGGGAAAGCCCGCTGCCAGCAGCTCGGAGAGAACCTCGGTGGTCTTTTCAGGCCGAATAATCGTGCGAATCATCTGCATTGTTGTTCTCCGTTTCGTGCTGTTGGTTTAGGCGTCCATCAAACCGTGTTCCATGAGCAGCTCTTCGAGCCTTTCCTGGGAAAGGGGCTTGGGAATGATAAACATGTCGTTACCGTCGATCTTCTGCGCCAGGGTGCGGTATTCGTCGGCCTGTCCGCAGGTGGGGTCAAATTCGATAACGGTCTGCTTGTTGATTTCGGCGCGCTGCACCATGTTGTCGCGCGGCACAAAGTGGATCATCTGGGTGCCGATTTCCTTGGCAACGGCAGAGACAAGCTCGGCTTCGCCATCAACCTTGCGGCTGTTGCAGATAATGCCGCCAAGGCGCACGCCGCCGGTGTTGGCGTACTTTTTGACACCCTTGCAGATGTTGTTGGCGGCGTAGAGGGCCATCATTTCGCCCGAGGCCACGATGTAGATTTCCTGAGCCTTGCCTTCACGAATGGGCATGGCGAAACCGCCGCACACAACGTCGCCCAGAACGTCATAGAACACGTAGTCGAGGTCTTCGGTGTAGGCGCCAAGGCGTTCCAGCAGGCCGATGGAGGTGATGATGCCGCGACCGGCACAGCCAACGCCCGGTTCGGGGCCGCCGGATTCCACGCAGCGGATGCCCTTGAAGCCGTTTTTGAGCACCAGATCCAGCTCGATGTCTTCACCCTCTTCGCGCAGGGTATCGAGCACGCTCTGCTGGGCAAGGCCGCCCAGGATAAGGCGCGTGGAGTCGGCCTTGGGG contains the following coding sequences:
- a CDS encoding P-II family nitrogen regulator; the encoded protein is MQEIVAMVRANMVAATKNALSKAGCPSFSCTKCLGRGKKGMDPATLRMVMESGELPRTPAGESLTEVGRLIPKRLFNICVPDEKVEAVVKAIIEANSTGHPGDGKIFVMPVEESYVVRTGERADA
- a CDS encoding P-II family nitrogen regulator, with translation MQMIRTIIRPEKTTEVLSELLAAGFPAVTKLDVVGRGKQKGIMVGDIQYDEIPKQMLMLVVSDEDKDDAIRVILRVAKTGDGHFGDGRIFVSSVSEAWTISSGKSGL
- the nifH gene encoding nitrogenase iron protein, whose translation is MRQVAIYGKGGIGKSTTTQNLNAGLGEMGKNIMIVGCDPKADSTRLILGGLAQQSVLDTLREEGEDIELDLVLKNGFKGIRCVESGGPEPGVGCAGRGIITSIGLLERLGAYTEDLDYVFYDVLGDVVCGGFAMPIREGKAQEIYIVASGEMMALYAANNICKGVKKYANTGGVRLGGIICNSRKVDGEAELVSAVAKEIGTQMIHFVPRDNMVQRAEINKQTVIEFDPTCGQADEYRTLAQKIDGNDMFIIPKPLSQERLEELLMEHGLMDA
- a CDS encoding nitrogenase component 1, which gives rise to MLDLTPKTHVNRSGVLINPCKTCQPVGALFAALGVHNCMPYSHGSQGCASYHRTYLTRHFKEPAIAVTSSFTEGACVFGGGPNIRQGVKTTLEVYNPDIIAVHTTCLSETIGDDLKTYIDEMEIPDDKVVVHCNTPSYVGSHVTGFGNMMAGFIKYLAAKGKTTETVAVFPGFVNPGDIREYKHLVNLMKLKSIMFPDCSNVMDAPMTGEYKMYPEGGTTIDEIRALGSCRKVLALGRLTSEEPAAQLKRKCGVNFDLLPLPIGLADTDAFIMAMANLNGGEVDPLIDEERGRLLDLMLDANPYFYGKKVAVYGDPDTVLGMTRFCLELGMIPKYVLTGTPGETFVKLATAMFKEYGKEEECKAFAAKDLFDLHQFIKEEPVDLLLGNSHGKQIAKAEGIPLVRAGFPVLDRYGHASLPMVGYRGAFQLATKIADTLMEEFDRNCADEDMDLIM
- the nifD gene encoding nitrogenase molybdenum-iron protein alpha chain, yielding MSIDANAVVLERYNAKVFKNRKEHMLKVNPAEDQIIIANTRAIPGIMTNRGCCYAGCKGVVLGPIKDMVTITHGPVGCGFYSWGTRRNKAKAEGDAPNYIQYCFTTDMQEPDIVFGGTKKLKKAIDEIMELMHPKTIMIAATCPVGLIGDDIQAVAAEAEQEYGIRCVAFSCEGYKGVSQSAGHHIANNGIMKRVIGTGSYEPASKYSINILGEYNIGGDGWEQERILKKIGYEVVSVFTGDGEVERIASSHKANLNLVQCHRSINYIAEMMKTKYGVDWLKVNFIGLEGTVQSLRDMAAYFGDPELAQRTEQVIAEELAEVQDQMAAYKARLNGKTAALFVGGSRSHHYQGLLQDLGIKTVLAGYEFGHRDDYEGREIIPNIKDDADSKNIEHITVEKDEKKYHAYLTQEQYDKLAAEIPLEKYHGMIRDMDEGTYVVDDLNMYEAEKFMEILKPDMFFSGIKDKYALQKAGTLSRQLHSYDYSGPYAGFKGATQFGYDLCMGYFTPAWHMVTPPWKNRATLQGTVGE
- a CDS encoding Fe-only nitrogenase accessory AnfO family protein, whose protein sequence is MKCDCIAVLENTDNSITTMENCTHLSVWQRDWSKGKGWHACDPVPFSLEGCGTLPQIRDRLRQLALLLPAEAAIAGASISGLAYNELSRMGFCLCELDAFSPDILDALASEILASAQGEAQVPTAPTPTDTPGVYSINLMEVQAAHPEITSKKALRPFFASTPFVELELICGHMPPWLEEHMRQQRLTCALTRQEDGTVRARISHALCGESAPNGR
- the nifB gene encoding nitrogenase cofactor biosynthesis protein NifB, with translation MSANLVNLNTNPCKMCMPMGSVSAFYGISKSMSILHGSQGCSTYIRRHMATHYNEPVDIASSSLTEEGTVFGGTKNLLKGLENLIKLYNPKVIGVSTTCLAETIGEDVPAIIKQFKDEHPEVTATIIPVSSPGYGGSQYEGFFRALHAIVRHVPMDSAPNNVVNIITGHLSAADTRALKALLDGCGLEYVLLPDLSQNLDGGHEDDYNRLPQYGTTLDRIGLMAGARMTLELAPFCPEEYSPGAYLRDTYGVPLLRMNLPVGLRDTDAFIATLEALGGVIPTTVREERARYLDAMIDAHKYNAQSRVAVFGEPDMVLALVRASCENGAVPVVAATGSRCAAFEKTLAPDMAQATETQFSGDYDILNFADFAAIENAMLARKANLMLGNSDGRRIEERHHVPLLRYGFPIHDRVGGQRTRLLFYDGSLSLMEATANAMLQFTENSFREELLNKYFKEEAAMEADASRIEVVAPASEPLVPVTAPTAAHAAGSAAAVNAERTKSHPCFSCGACATSARLHLPIAPKCNLSCNYCLRKYDCVNESRPGVTTAVLTPAQAFDHFMKVKRDMPNLTVVGIAGPGDTLANPEETFRTLEMIRREDPNITFCMSTNGLALPEYVEDMKRVGVSHATVTINAVDPAIGAQIYKFAMYRGKRYTGETAAALLLANQMAGLRALSQAGIVSKVNTVLLKGINDGHIPQVVETARELGAVMTNIMQLIPVKGSVFENMPLVSNKELMDMRRSCEPTLKQMYHCKQCRADAVGLLGDDKSIDYRPPVAEKAPAAAVEAKPAVARKIRIAVASKTGMTVDQHFGQAEQFYIYESDGDAASYVETRSVSRYCNGMDDCGEKAGRMAGILAAVDDCKGVLALRIGESPLKKLETKGIRVFTLYENVDKAVNDAAKALCG
- the nifE gene encoding nitrogenase iron-molybdenum cofactor biosynthesis protein NifE, with amino-acid sequence MAMEILEERRTSIKEKGNKGGSCCSGNGLRCDTASVAGSVSQRACVYCGARVVLNPITDAFHIVHGPIGCASYTWDIRGSLTSGSELFRNSFSTDLQEKDIVFGGAEKLTRAIDEAVANYSPKLIFVYATCIVGVIGDDVEAVCRNAEKKYGIRVIAIKAPGFSGTKSTGYRMACNALVQLMEPHKEQPKVKGVNILGDYNLAGEMWIIRNYLREMGIPIVATLTGDAAYETLIKAPAAQLNIVQCAGSMMYLAQRMEDEMGVPWMRASFFGVADTSTALRQVAERLNDDYAKRKAEALIAERGAKAEAFLEQYKPHFVGKKAAIFVGGGFKAISLIRQFNEMGIETVVVGTQTGKPEDYEIISSLVNPGTVILDDANPAELETFMKQKGADILVGGVKERPLAYKLGIAFCDHNHERKHALGGFEGVENFTREVNLSINSPVWQFTRSSASFAEATQAQASLVRQALAARAAHF